A genomic region of Zea mays cultivar B73 chromosome 6, Zm-B73-REFERENCE-NAM-5.0, whole genome shotgun sequence contains the following coding sequences:
- the LOC100273426 gene encoding uncharacterized protein LOC100273426, with protein sequence MLRDSPLELAGATVCDAGCGTGSLAIPLAAAGADVLASDISAAMVSEAQRQAAAQSSSSSFRMPRFEVRDLESLEGRYDVVVCLDVLIHYPREEARAMIRHLASLADKRLLISFAPRTLYFDFLKRVGELFPGPSKATRAYLHAEADIEDALRQAGWRVANRGFISTQFYFAKLFDAVPVGSST encoded by the coding sequence ATGCTCCGCGATTCCCCGCTGGAGCTGGCGGGCGCCACCGTGTGCGACGCCGGCTGCGGGACGGGGTCGCTGGCCATCCCGCTCGCGGCGGCGGGCGCCGACGTCCTGGCCTCCGACATCTCGGCGGCCATGGTGTCGGAGGCGCAGCGGCAGGCGGCGGcgcagtcgtcgtcgtcgtcgttccgGATGCCGCGGTTCGAGGTCCGCGACCTGGAGAGCCTGGAGGGGCGGTACGACGTGGTGGTGtgcctggacgtgctcatccactacccgcgggaggaggcgcgcgccaTGATCCGCCACCTCGCGTCGCTGGCGGACAAGCGGCTGCTCATCAGCTTCGCGCCCAGGACGCTCTACTTCGACTTCCTCAAGCGCGTGGGCGAGCTGTTCCCGGGCCCGTCAAAGGCCACGCGCGCCTACCTGCACGCCGAGGCCGACATCGAGGACGCGCTCCGCCAGGCCGGCTGGCGCGTCGCCAACCGCGGCTTCATCTCCACGCAGTTCTACTTCGCCAAGCTCTTCGACGCCGTGCCCGTCGGCTCCTCGACGTAG